A part of Nocardioides sp. WS12 genomic DNA contains:
- a CDS encoding nitronate monooxygenase, with protein sequence MIAQQIRTPFTDLVGVPHPIVQTGMGWVSGPRLVSGTAEAGGLGILASATMTFEELEKAIVETKNRTDKPFGVNLRADAGDAPARCQLLIEYGVKVASFALAPKPELIAKLKEHDIVVMPSIGAAKHAKKVAAWGADAVMVQGGEGGGHTGAIPTTLLLPTVLDAVDIPVIAAGGFFDGRGLAAALSYGAAGVGMGTRFLLTQDSAVPDAVKHLYLEKGLTDTVVTAKVDGMPHRMLRTELVESLEETSAVRRLGPTARRTLEFKKSSGMSWTELLKDGRAMKKAQGRTLGQMALAANTPTMLRAGLVEGDTSAGVLASGQVVGVIDDLPTCQELIERIVVQAAAELRRGSSYLV encoded by the coding sequence GTGATCGCGCAACAGATCCGGACGCCGTTCACCGACCTGGTCGGCGTACCGCACCCGATCGTGCAGACCGGCATGGGTTGGGTGTCCGGCCCGCGTCTTGTCTCCGGCACCGCCGAGGCCGGCGGTCTCGGCATTCTCGCTTCGGCAACGATGACCTTCGAGGAGCTCGAGAAGGCGATCGTCGAGACCAAGAACCGCACGGACAAGCCTTTCGGCGTGAACCTCCGCGCCGACGCCGGCGATGCGCCTGCGCGCTGCCAGCTCCTCATCGAGTACGGCGTCAAGGTCGCCTCGTTCGCCCTTGCGCCGAAGCCCGAGCTGATCGCAAAGCTGAAGGAACACGACATCGTCGTGATGCCGTCGATCGGCGCGGCGAAGCACGCCAAGAAGGTCGCCGCGTGGGGTGCGGACGCCGTCATGGTGCAGGGCGGCGAGGGTGGGGGCCACACCGGAGCCATCCCGACGACGCTCCTGTTGCCGACGGTGCTGGACGCGGTCGACATCCCCGTCATCGCGGCCGGTGGCTTCTTCGACGGCCGCGGCCTCGCCGCCGCGTTGTCGTACGGCGCCGCCGGCGTCGGCATGGGCACCCGCTTCCTGCTCACCCAGGACAGCGCGGTGCCGGATGCGGTCAAGCACCTCTACCTGGAGAAGGGCCTGACCGACACCGTCGTCACCGCCAAGGTCGACGGCATGCCGCACCGGATGCTGCGCACCGAGTTGGTCGAGTCGCTCGAGGAGACCTCGGCCGTACGCCGCCTCGGCCCGACCGCGCGTCGCACCCTGGAGTTCAAGAAGTCGTCAGGCATGTCCTGGACCGAGCTGCTCAAGGACGGCCGGGCCATGAAGAAGGCCCAGGGCCGCACCCTTGGCCAGATGGCCCTCGCCGCCAACACCCCCACCATGCTGCGCGCCGGCCTCGTCGAGGGCGACACGTCCGCGGGCGTGCTGGCCAGCGGCCAGGTCGTCGGCGTCATCGACGACCTGCCCACGTGTCAGGAACTGATCGAGCGGATCGTCGTGCAGGCGGCGGCAGAACTGCGGCGGGGGTCGTCGTACCTGGTCTGA
- a CDS encoding HNH endonuclease signature motif containing protein, with translation MDLGTDTRSDRALLSDLSKGVKVRQAALVKEWIDIATWARRNIVTSPEHAATIVDGVIDTGVPIAGAGAPLVSEFNLMELVAVLGRSPDGGRGYVGRIIECAWRLPGIYTSVIEGRLEPWRAERIADLTRPLNAEAAAFVDRQLAAVGGVGWAQLERLVQEAVIRFDPERAEAERQAAADARRVDVGEVDANGQVESHSVLDAADAHDFDLALSRRAKIRGQLGDTDSFDVRRSKSVGDMARQDLSLDLLFADEETGEVVAESHGRKVELSVHITDTALTSDDEDDPFANPVGRWDQGRTPISTAQIKEWLRARDTTVIVRPVIDLADCVPVDSYEIPDRIRRRVELRDHSCRFPWCGRPAAKCDLDHVVPHNKGGPTCTCNLAPGCRRHHRAKTFSNWRYVIVLPGHYLWISPNGHHFLVGPDGTQAPRPTPPRRPRRLNPRPAPAHQLGQWHARSALVRAHRARAYMSMCAQFQPSVGPRDRPSLGWLAATE, from the coding sequence ATGGATCTCGGAACCGACACCCGCTCTGACCGGGCGCTGCTGTCCGATCTCAGCAAGGGCGTCAAGGTCCGCCAGGCTGCGCTGGTCAAGGAATGGATCGACATCGCGACCTGGGCCAGGCGCAACATCGTCACGAGCCCCGAGCATGCCGCGACCATCGTCGACGGTGTCATCGACACCGGTGTCCCGATCGCCGGCGCCGGTGCACCGTTGGTGTCCGAGTTCAACCTGATGGAACTCGTCGCCGTGCTCGGCAGGTCCCCTGACGGTGGTCGTGGGTACGTCGGGCGGATCATCGAGTGCGCCTGGCGCCTCCCCGGGATCTACACCTCGGTCATCGAGGGCCGGTTGGAGCCGTGGCGGGCCGAACGCATCGCCGACCTCACCCGGCCCCTCAACGCCGAAGCGGCTGCGTTCGTGGACCGCCAACTCGCTGCGGTCGGTGGCGTGGGGTGGGCACAGCTCGAACGGCTGGTTCAGGAAGCGGTGATCAGGTTCGACCCCGAACGCGCCGAAGCCGAGCGCCAGGCCGCCGCCGATGCCCGCCGGGTCGACGTCGGTGAGGTCGACGCGAACGGGCAGGTCGAGTCCCACTCGGTTCTGGATGCCGCGGATGCCCATGACTTCGACCTCGCGTTGTCGCGTCGAGCCAAGATCCGGGGACAGCTCGGTGACACCGACTCCTTCGACGTCCGCCGCTCCAAGTCCGTTGGCGACATGGCCCGTCAGGACCTGTCCCTGGACCTGCTGTTCGCCGACGAAGAGACCGGTGAAGTCGTGGCCGAGTCACACGGCCGCAAGGTCGAACTGAGCGTCCACATCACCGACACCGCGCTCACCTCTGACGATGAGGACGACCCGTTCGCGAACCCGGTCGGCCGCTGGGACCAAGGCCGCACCCCGATCTCCACCGCGCAGATCAAGGAATGGCTCCGCGCCCGCGACACCACCGTGATCGTGCGGCCGGTGATCGATCTCGCCGACTGCGTCCCGGTCGACTCCTACGAGATCCCCGACCGGATCCGCAGGCGGGTCGAGCTCCGCGACCATTCGTGCCGGTTCCCTTGGTGCGGCAGGCCAGCGGCGAAGTGCGATCTCGATCATGTGGTCCCGCACAACAAGGGCGGCCCGACCTGCACCTGCAACCTCGCGCCCGGATGCCGACGACATCACCGCGCCAAGACCTTCTCCAACTGGCGCTACGTGATCGTCCTACCCGGGCATTACCTGTGGATCAGCCCGAACGGCCACCACTTCCTCGTCGGACCCGACGGCACCCAAGCCCCTCGACCCACCCCGCCTCGTCGACCCCGCCGATTAAATCCCCGTCCCGCACCCGCCCACCAGCTGGGCCAGTGGCATGCCAGGAGCGCATTGGTGCGCGCACACCGGGCACGCGCGTACATGTCGATGTGCGCGCAGTTCCAACCGAGCGTCGGTCCGCGTGATCGTCCGTCATTGGGGTGGCTTGCTGCCACTGAGTGA